From a single Candidatus Polarisedimenticolia bacterium genomic region:
- a CDS encoding ABC transporter permease, with protein sequence MPDWNEDIRRRLATLTLEPTREMEIVEELAQHLDDRYHELRAGGATQADASRAALAELSEGGWLARELRRVERQVAAEPVVPGAGRRHWIGDLWRDLRYGLRTLLRQPVFTGVAALALALGIGGNTAIFSLVNAILLRQLPFRNPEQLVWVSVRRPEPGQFPFTLPDFIDYRDQNRGLDGIAAFANWSANLTDRGDPERLQGLRISANAFLMLGVEAVVGRALLPADDTPGQERVVVLSDGLWKRRFGADPQMVGKPLTLNGASYTVVGVLPPQFFFPIKEAELAIPLAPDADPWRDVRTSVHFLRGLARLKPGVTREQAEADLTAVAQRLRRQYPVANARKVGVTLGPLYEEVVGGFRLALWVLLGAVGVVLLITCVNLANLALARAVARHREMAIRTALGATRWRLVQQLATESLLLAGLGGAAGLLLASYGIDLLLALSPANLPRAAEVGVDFRVLGFTLALSLLAGLIFGLAPAWQATRVSLNDELKESGRGGAGGARQSRARGLLVVSEIALSLVLLVGAGLLVKSFLRLQGVHPGFDAENVLVVRLSLPKGRYPDRAAAAAFHDRLRPRLESLPGVETVGVVSALPLSGTMASIPFTIEGRATAQDEAPRADYRMVSAGYFRALRIPLLAGRAFNERDTSQAPSVALISQKLAHRYWPDGNPVGAHLRIDDNDQGPRPVEIVGVVGDVQHLSLDVEPAPHIYLPLHQAHEDAVVWLTGNQYWLLRTAVDPLTLSAAARREIQAVDRDVPASSIRTMEQYLAASVAPRRFNLWLLTVFAGAALVLAGTGLFGVISCGVAQRTREIGIRVALGAQAGDVLRLVIGQGMSMTLGGIALGLLAAFGLTRLMKSLLFGVSATDPLTFLVTAGLLTFVALLACWIPARRALNVDPMVALREE encoded by the coding sequence ATGCCTGACTGGAACGAGGACATCCGACGGCGGCTGGCGACGCTCACGCTGGAGCCGACGCGCGAGATGGAGATCGTCGAGGAGCTGGCGCAGCATCTCGATGATCGCTATCACGAACTGCGGGCCGGAGGCGCGACGCAAGCGGACGCCTCGCGCGCCGCGCTCGCCGAGCTGAGCGAAGGCGGATGGCTGGCGCGTGAGCTGCGACGCGTCGAGCGGCAGGTGGCCGCGGAGCCCGTCGTGCCGGGGGCCGGCAGGAGACACTGGATCGGGGATCTCTGGCGGGACCTGCGATACGGCCTGCGCACGCTGCTCAGGCAGCCGGTCTTCACGGGAGTGGCGGCGCTGGCGCTCGCGCTGGGGATCGGCGGCAACACGGCGATCTTCAGCCTGGTGAACGCCATCCTGCTGCGCCAGCTGCCGTTCCGGAATCCGGAGCAGCTGGTGTGGGTCTCCGTGCGCCGCCCCGAACCGGGCCAGTTCCCGTTCACGCTCCCGGATTTCATCGACTATCGGGATCAGAACCGGGGGCTGGACGGGATCGCCGCCTTCGCCAACTGGAGCGCCAATCTCACCGATCGCGGCGACCCCGAGCGCCTGCAGGGGCTGCGGATATCGGCCAACGCCTTCCTGATGCTGGGGGTCGAGGCCGTGGTCGGTCGCGCTCTGCTGCCCGCCGATGACACGCCGGGGCAGGAGCGCGTCGTGGTCTTGAGCGATGGCCTCTGGAAACGGCGCTTCGGCGCCGATCCGCAGATGGTGGGAAAGCCGCTGACCCTCAATGGCGCCAGCTACACCGTGGTCGGGGTCCTGCCGCCGCAGTTCTTCTTTCCGATCAAGGAGGCCGAGCTGGCGATTCCGCTGGCTCCCGATGCCGACCCGTGGCGGGACGTGCGCACGTCGGTGCATTTCCTGCGCGGGCTGGCGCGATTGAAGCCGGGGGTCACGCGCGAGCAGGCGGAGGCGGATTTGACCGCCGTGGCGCAGCGGCTCCGGCGGCAGTATCCGGTCGCCAATGCGCGGAAGGTGGGGGTGACGCTCGGCCCGCTGTACGAGGAGGTGGTGGGCGGCTTCCGCCTCGCGTTGTGGGTGCTGCTCGGAGCGGTCGGGGTGGTGCTCTTGATCACCTGCGTGAACCTGGCCAACCTGGCGCTGGCGCGGGCCGTGGCGCGGCACCGGGAGATGGCCATCCGCACCGCGCTGGGCGCCACGCGCTGGCGCCTGGTCCAGCAGCTGGCGACCGAGAGCCTGCTGCTCGCCGGCCTGGGGGGCGCGGCCGGGCTTCTGCTGGCCTCCTATGGCATCGACCTGCTGCTCGCGCTCAGCCCGGCGAACCTGCCGCGCGCCGCCGAAGTCGGCGTGGACTTCCGCGTGCTGGGCTTCACGCTGGCCCTTTCGCTCCTGGCCGGATTGATCTTCGGCCTGGCCCCGGCCTGGCAGGCCACGCGCGTGAGCCTCAACGACGAGCTCAAGGAAAGCGGGCGCGGCGGAGCGGGCGGCGCGCGGCAGAGCCGGGCGCGGGGCCTGCTGGTCGTCTCGGAAATCGCGCTCTCCCTGGTGCTGCTGGTCGGCGCGGGCCTGCTCGTCAAGAGCTTCCTCCGGCTGCAGGGGGTCCATCCCGGCTTCGACGCGGAGAACGTCCTGGTCGTCCGGCTCTCCCTGCCGAAGGGGCGATACCCCGACCGCGCCGCCGCGGCCGCGTTCCATGACAGGCTGCGGCCGCGGCTGGAGAGCCTGCCCGGCGTCGAAACCGTGGGGGTCGTCTCCGCGCTGCCTTTGAGCGGCACGATGGCGAGCATTCCCTTCACCATCGAGGGGCGCGCCACGGCACAGGACGAAGCCCCGCGGGCGGACTACCGCATGGTCAGCGCCGGCTATTTCCGCGCCCTCAGGATTCCGCTGCTCGCGGGACGGGCATTCAACGAGCGCGACACGTCGCAGGCCCCCAGCGTGGCGCTCATCAGCCAGAAGCTCGCCCACCGGTACTGGCCGGACGGGAACCCGGTCGGCGCGCATCTGCGGATCGACGACAACGATCAAGGCCCCCGACCGGTCGAGATCGTGGGCGTGGTCGGGGATGTGCAGCACCTGAGCCTCGACGTCGAGCCGGCGCCGCACATCTACCTGCCCCTGCATCAGGCCCACGAGGATGCCGTGGTCTGGTTGACCGGCAATCAATACTGGCTGCTCCGGACGGCGGTCGATCCGTTGACGCTGTCGGCTGCGGCGCGCCGCGAGATCCAGGCGGTCGACCGGGACGTGCCGGCCTCGAGCATCCGCACGATGGAGCAATACCTGGCCGCCTCGGTCGCTCCACGACGGTTCAATCTGTGGCTGCTGACCGTGTTCGCGGGGGCGGCGCTGGTGCTCGCCGGCACGGGACTCTTCGGGGTGATCTCCTGCGGCGTGGCGCAGCGCACGCGCGAGATCGGCATCCGCGTGGCGCTGGGCGCCCAGGCCGGTGACGTGTTGCGGCTGGTCATCGGACAGGGGATGTCGATGACGCTCGGCGGCATCGCACTCGGCCTCCTGGCGGCTTTCGGGCTGACGCGCCTGATGAAGAGCCTGCTCTTCGGCGTCAGCGCCACCGACCCGCTGACATTCCTCGTGACCGCCGGGCTGCTGACTTTCGTCGCGCTCCTGGCTTGCTGGATCCCGGCGCGGCGAGCGCTGAACGTGGATCCGATGGTGGCCCTGCGCGAGGAATGA
- a CDS encoding AraC family transcriptional regulator → MDILSEVLKIVTLEGAMFYNAEFSAPWGFREPPSHEMAPYLSPAGAHVIIFHLLTEGRGIAMVEHGERTPLVAGDIVVFPHGDPHVMENGSPASRQDNGKELQRMFSQGLKLSRQGGGGEVTRFVCGYMACDPRMSRLVLAGLPPMFKVNIRDDASGRFIEQSIRFSVDEAGGARPGGEAVLAKLSEVLFVETLRRYVAQWPEGRAGWLAGARDPEVGKALALMHRRPAHPWTLAALAKESGVSRSVLAERFRHFMKAPPMTYLTGWRLQLGARLLGSTSQSVAQVAAAVGYESEPAFNRAFKRAFGAPPARFRRQSKSSAAPPRAAKPRGRPPGRG, encoded by the coding sequence GTGGATATCCTGTCGGAAGTCCTGAAGATCGTGACGCTCGAAGGGGCGATGTTCTACAACGCCGAGTTCTCGGCCCCGTGGGGATTCCGCGAGCCGCCCTCGCACGAGATGGCCCCCTACCTCTCGCCGGCGGGGGCGCACGTGATCATCTTCCATCTCTTGACCGAGGGCCGCGGCATCGCGATGGTGGAACACGGAGAGCGGACGCCGCTGGTGGCGGGCGACATCGTGGTCTTTCCCCATGGCGATCCGCACGTCATGGAGAACGGCTCGCCGGCCAGCAGACAGGACAACGGGAAGGAGCTCCAGCGCATGTTTTCCCAGGGGCTCAAGCTCTCCCGCCAGGGGGGCGGCGGAGAGGTGACGCGGTTCGTCTGCGGGTACATGGCCTGCGACCCGCGGATGAGCCGGCTCGTGCTGGCGGGATTGCCCCCGATGTTCAAGGTCAACATCAGGGACGACGCGTCCGGCCGCTTCATCGAGCAGTCGATCCGGTTCTCGGTGGACGAGGCCGGAGGGGCGCGGCCCGGCGGAGAGGCGGTCCTCGCGAAGCTGTCGGAGGTCCTGTTCGTGGAGACGCTGCGGCGCTACGTCGCGCAGTGGCCCGAAGGGAGGGCCGGATGGCTCGCGGGGGCCCGCGACCCCGAGGTCGGCAAGGCGCTCGCGTTGATGCACCGGCGACCGGCGCACCCGTGGACGCTGGCGGCCCTCGCGAAGGAATCGGGGGTCTCCCGCTCGGTGCTGGCCGAGCGGTTCCGCCATTTCATGAAGGCCCCGCCCATGACCTACCTGACGGGCTGGCGCCTGCAGCTCGGCGCGCGCCTGCTCGGCTCGACCAGCCAGAGCGTCGCCCAGGTCGCGGCCGCGGTGGGCTACGAATCGGAGCCGGCGTTCAACCGGGCCTTCAAGCGCGCGTTCGGCGCGCCCCCCGCGAGGTTCCGCAGGCAGTCCAAGTCCTCCGCGGCGCCCCCGCGGGCCGCGAAGCCCCGCGGGCGTCCCCCCGGACGAGGCTGA
- a CDS encoding PadR family transcriptional regulator, with amino-acid sequence MDRELKKGSAELMILALLEARPRHGYEIGKLIEARSGGALRFHVASLYPLLYRLAGRGWIEGRWVERPGQRRRRYYKLTSRGRKVLAAQRSTWESFVAAIHRVTRPERA; translated from the coding sequence ATGGACCGCGAATTGAAGAAGGGCAGCGCCGAGCTCATGATCCTTGCGCTCCTCGAGGCGAGGCCCCGGCACGGCTATGAAATCGGCAAGCTGATCGAAGCGCGTTCGGGCGGCGCCCTGAGATTCCATGTCGCGTCGCTCTATCCGCTCCTCTACCGGCTCGCGGGGCGCGGCTGGATCGAAGGCCGCTGGGTCGAAAGGCCCGGGCAGCGGCGGCGGCGCTATTACAAATTGACGTCTCGAGGCAGGAAAGTGCTCGCGGCGCAGCGCAGCACCTGGGAGTCCTTCGTGGCGGCGATCCATCGCGTCACCCGGCCCGAACGAGCCTGA
- a CDS encoding carboxymuconolactone decarboxylase family protein gives MSEHYHDAADLRLLRDMRKLAPAEFEAWIGLDNIVGRADGAIPKKHRELIALAVACTTQCPYCIEVHAKAARSAGATREEIVESAFLAAALRAGGAATHGAMALKFFDQQ, from the coding sequence ATGAGCGAGCACTATCACGACGCCGCGGACCTTCGTCTCTTGAGGGACATGCGCAAGCTGGCCCCGGCGGAGTTCGAGGCCTGGATCGGCCTCGACAACATCGTCGGGCGCGCCGACGGGGCGATCCCGAAGAAGCACCGCGAGCTGATCGCGCTGGCGGTCGCCTGCACGACCCAGTGCCCGTACTGCATCGAGGTCCACGCCAAGGCCGCCCGGTCCGCCGGCGCGACCCGCGAGGAGATCGTCGAGTCCGCCTTCCTCGCGGCGGCGTTGCGGGCCGGAGGCGCCGCGACCCACGGCGCGATGGCGCTGAAATTCTTCGACCAGCAGTGA